CCGCTCGAGCGCGGCGGGACCGTCTCGCTCGCCTACGGCGACCTCCTGCCGATCCAGCAACTCGCGCGGATGGACGAGGAGATGCGCCGCTCGGCCGCGAACGCGCTCCCCACGCGGTTGGCCGCGAAGCTCTGGACCGCTCGAGTCGACGACGGCGTCGGTGACGACCCCTGGAAGTCCGGCTGTAAAGACATCGCCGAGTACGTCAAAGCGAGCGACCTGAAACACTGGATACGACGGCAGGAAAGCGGTATCAGCGAGACCTACGCGAAGAAGCTGGTCTCGCGGGTGATCGATGCAATGCTCGACCTGTCGAAGAACCGGCTGGCCGTTCGCAAACGAACGGAACGAAAGAACGGCCTCGAGTACACCGAACGCCGCCTCCTGTTACCCGCCGATGCTGCGATTCCCGGCGACGGCGGGCCGCCCGCAGACGCGGATCGGGAATCGAAGACAGGTGGTGTCCACGGGTAGGCCAGTCCACCGCGGTAGCTCCACCCTCGAGAGCGCGACCGCGCTCGAGGACTGCTCGAGCCACGGCCCGACCGCGGTCGATCGCACGGGTCGGGTAGCCGCGGGTCTCTTCGCTCGAGCGGTCGACGGCGTATACAGCGAGACGGGGGCGGCAGGCGGTTCCGGAGACGACGGTTGTCGCCGGAGCCCGGCGGTGTTCACAGTGCAGGCTCGTACTCTGCCCGCTCTGTGACGAGTTCGCTCACCGATCGTTCGAGGGCCGTCCCAATCGGAAGGTGGCCCAAGCGAATGCCTCGAGCGGGCTCGTATCGAAAACGTGGCCGGTGAGGATGGAGGAAAGATGCGAGGAAAAGCTCACTCGCTCGAGTCGCCCTCGAGCGGGTCGACCGCTTCCGGTGCGCTCGACGCGCCGCTCAGATCCCGTGCATCGGGTCGGGCGTCCGGCGGCGCTTGCGGTACTTCTTTCTCGACGGCGGTTCGGGAGCCTCACCCTCGAGGATGGCGACGACGTCGCGGTAGTCGACGACGCCGTCGTCGTCGATATCGAGCGCGGCGGTCACGTCGTCGGTGACCGGCCCGACGTACTGGAGGGCCATGTAGGCGTCGCGGGTGCCCCGCGGGTCCCGCTTAGTCACGGTTTGCTCCCAGGCCTCGCGTTGTCCCTCGGATACCTCGCCGAGTCGGCCGAACAGCAACAGGGCGGTGACCGTCGCCGAGAGGTCGACGTGGTGGAACCAGCCGTCGAACGGCTCGACGTCCGGCCCGGCGGCCATGACGGTCTGGGCCGGGCCGGAGTGGACGTTCGATGCCCACGCGACCCCGAGATGTTGCGAAATGACGGCACCGAGTTCGTTCGAGAGCGCGTACGCGCCCGACTCCTCGGCAGCCGCCTCGATCCGCTCGACGTCGTCGTCTGTCAGGGCCACGTCGATGCGGGTTTCGACCGCCTCGCGAACGTCCGCACCGTCTTCGATCGCGGCGGCGATCGCGGCGTTGCTCGCCTCCGCGTTCGCGATCGCGTCGGTCTCGATCGGCGAGCCGTAGCCGTCGCCGGTGGCCATCCCACCCGTCTCGTGGTCGGAGGCGACGACCACGAGCGTATCGTCGCGGCCCTCGACGTACTCGAGGGCCCAGTCGACGACCTCGTCGAACTCCTTCGTCTCGGCGACGGCGGATTGGGCGTCGTTGCCGTGCTCGGCGTGGTCGATACGGCCGCCCTCGACCATCAGGAAGAACCCGTCGTCGCTCCGTTCCAGGCGGTCGACCGCCGCGGCGGTCATCTCGGGCAGGCACGGGATGGAGTCGTCCCGATCGAGCGCGTAGGTGACGTGACTGTCGTCGAACAGCCCGAGGAGCTTCTCCCCGCTCGCCGAGTCGAGGTCGTCCGCGTCCGAGAGGAGTTCGTACCCCTCTCTTTCGGCGCGAGTGAGCGTCTCGTCGTCGAACTCCTGGCGACCGCCGCCCAACAGCACGTCGACATCGGACTCGACGAGCTGCGAGGCGATCTCCGCTTCCATGTCGCGGTCGGAGACGTGCGAGGCGTACACCGCCGGCGTCGCGTGCGTGATCCGCGTCGTCGAGACGAGGCCCGTCGACTTCCCCATCGACTGGGCGATCTCGAGCTGTGTCGAGAGCGGCGTCACGTCGTCTTCACCCGCGTCCGCGTCGCCGCGGACCGATATCTGCCCGTTGTACGCCTTCTGTCCGGTGGCGAGGGCCGTCCCCGCCGCCGCCGAGTCCGTCACCTCTCCGCTCAGGGAGTTGGTCCGAGTGTACCCGACGCCGGTCATTGACTGCAACGCGAGGTCGCCGTGGACCACCGAGGTCGTCTCGATCGGATCGAAGCCCATGCCGTCGCCGATCAGTACGATGACGTTCTCGATCTCACCGCCGCCGTTCGGACCGCGGCCCCGTCCCCTCGATTTCCCGTTGCCGTTCGTCCGTGCGCTGGCGGTTCCGGTCGCGAGCAGTCCCGTTGCGCCGAGCGCCGTGATGAAGTTTCGTCGTTGCATGTCGCAGATAACACTGCCTAACTCAATAATTAAAACCCCTTATAATAGATATATATTGCTTGTAGTAATTCACCGTAGCGGTACGTATTGCGTCTGACGCGTGATCGTTAACACAGGTATCTGCAAATGTGTGTGATGAGACTGACGAGACGGTGGAGTCGACTCGGAATACGACCGAAAACGCTGCTCTTCTCGGCCGAGGACGAACGATCAGCGAGCGGTTCGAGACGGCTTCAGTCGGCGGACGGCGTAGCTGTGTGCGCCTGTGCGCGCATCGTCGTGATCGTGCTGTAGATCACGGCTCCGCTGACCACGAACGCCGAGAGCAAGATCAGGGCGAAGCCCACGGTGTTGAACGCCTCGATGGCGAGGTAGTCGCCGGCCTGCTGGAACGCGACGGCGATCGACCCGCCCAGGAGCATCAGCCCGAAGTAGACCTCGATGTCGCCCTCGTCGACGATGTTCGTCGACGCCGATCCGATCCGCGCGCCCAGCGCGCTGCCGGCGAGCAGCGGCGCGACGATCGAGAGGTCGAGGCCGCCGTTGAGCCCGTAGGTGAACGAGCCGAACCCGCCCGAGAAGACGATCTCGAACAGGTCGGTTCCCACCGCGACGGGCACCGGGA
The sequence above is drawn from the Halostagnicola kamekurae genome and encodes:
- a CDS encoding alkaline phosphatase, coding for MQRRNFITALGATGLLATGTASARTNGNGKSRGRGRGPNGGGEIENVIVLIGDGMGFDPIETTSVVHGDLALQSMTGVGYTRTNSLSGEVTDSAAAGTALATGQKAYNGQISVRGDADAGEDDVTPLSTQLEIAQSMGKSTGLVSTTRITHATPAVYASHVSDRDMEAEIASQLVESDVDVLLGGGRQEFDDETLTRAEREGYELLSDADDLDSASGEKLLGLFDDSHVTYALDRDDSIPCLPEMTAAAVDRLERSDDGFFLMVEGGRIDHAEHGNDAQSAVAETKEFDEVVDWALEYVEGRDDTLVVVASDHETGGMATGDGYGSPIETDAIANAEASNAAIAAAIEDGADVREAVETRIDVALTDDDVERIEAAAEESGAYALSNELGAVISQHLGVAWASNVHSGPAQTVMAAGPDVEPFDGWFHHVDLSATVTALLLFGRLGEVSEGQREAWEQTVTKRDPRGTRDAYMALQYVGPVTDDVTAALDIDDDGVVDYRDVVAILEGEAPEPPSRKKYRKRRRTPDPMHGI